A window of the Thalassospira indica genome harbors these coding sequences:
- a CDS encoding amino acid ABC transporter permease, with protein MSEFTLWDIVYNLLLAARWTVLLSLTAFVLGGLVGLLLLMVRTAGNPWGIRLVRGYVELFQGTPLLMQLFIVFFGLPLIGIDVSPWIAATLGLTLFTSAFLTEIWRGCVESVGKGQWEASASLGMNFTQQMRYIVLPQALRIAVPPTVGFSVQVVKGTAVASIIGFVELTKAGTMITNATYAPFTVYGCVAVMYFLICYPLSLFARHLEGKFRHVAR; from the coding sequence ATGTCTGAATTTACCCTGTGGGATATTGTTTATAACCTGCTGCTTGCGGCGCGCTGGACGGTGTTGCTGTCGCTGACGGCCTTCGTGCTGGGCGGGCTGGTCGGGTTGTTGCTTTTGATGGTGCGCACGGCGGGCAATCCGTGGGGGATCCGGCTGGTGCGCGGCTATGTCGAACTGTTTCAGGGCACGCCGCTTTTGATGCAGTTATTCATTGTCTTTTTCGGTCTGCCATTGATCGGAATTGATGTGTCGCCATGGATTGCGGCAACTCTTGGTCTGACATTGTTTACCAGCGCGTTTTTGACCGAAATCTGGCGCGGATGTGTTGAATCGGTTGGCAAGGGCCAATGGGAAGCCTCGGCAAGCCTTGGCATGAATTTCACCCAGCAGATGCGCTATATCGTTTTGCCCCAGGCGCTTCGCATTGCTGTTCCGCCAACCGTCGGTTTTTCGGTTCAGGTGGTCAAGGGGACCGCGGTGGCATCGATCATCGGTTTTGTCGAACTGACCAAGGCCGGCACCATGATCACCAATGCCACCTATGCGCCATTCACGGTCTATGGCTGTGTGGCGGTGATGTATTTTTTGATTTGCTATCCGCTATCGCTTTTTGCCCGCCACCTCGAAGGAAAGTTCCGCCATGTCGCTCGTTGA
- a CDS encoding MFS transporter: MQGDGADDGVSDVGSGQKAGLSPIMAVLDRYPFLVLGLLLVGAFASSSAAPLAGLYVVEGLGQAPWKLSLVAIVQVCVTLIVNRTFGHAIDRAVPVKFLLVTSILCFGIGMTLLGLFQIYWVYLGIASILLGIGSGALSVMYSFGRLFAEQTGRDVVKFNGFLRIQTSLGWMVGPAASLSFYGVYGFAPTYYAIAGLAAIWCVTCLVIVPGAFKSHHPNSLKTGQKVPFNFGLLSACVPVFFIGVANVVFVSAMPLYFSTELGLVASSAGFALTVKCFVEVVVIYFCATLIKCVGERKGMLIAALLGAVFFGLIYHATTLVDVLALAAIDGLYYGIFAGISMTFVQNFATDQPGVATSYYVSTLFVGGLIGNLLTGVVASAFDFQTTVLMACAFAFVGAVVLAVMRDAKHSASVRQGS, from the coding sequence ATGCAGGGTGATGGGGCAGATGACGGGGTAAGTGATGTTGGGTCTGGCCAAAAGGCCGGGCTGTCGCCGATCATGGCGGTTCTGGATCGCTATCCGTTTCTTGTGCTTGGCTTGCTCCTCGTTGGGGCTTTTGCCTCGTCGAGTGCGGCACCCTTGGCCGGGCTTTATGTTGTCGAAGGATTGGGGCAAGCCCCCTGGAAGCTAAGCCTGGTGGCGATTGTGCAGGTGTGTGTGACCCTGATTGTGAACCGCACATTTGGCCACGCGATTGACCGGGCAGTACCCGTCAAGTTCCTGCTGGTCACCAGTATTCTGTGCTTTGGGATTGGCATGACCCTGCTGGGTCTGTTTCAGATTTACTGGGTTTATCTTGGCATTGCATCGATCCTTCTGGGGATTGGGTCCGGTGCGCTTTCGGTGATGTATTCATTCGGGCGTCTGTTTGCCGAACAGACCGGGCGCGATGTCGTCAAGTTCAACGGCTTCCTTCGCATCCAGACATCGCTTGGCTGGATGGTCGGGCCGGCGGCGTCCTTGTCATTTTATGGCGTCTATGGTTTTGCGCCGACCTATTATGCAATTGCCGGACTTGCCGCGATCTGGTGTGTGACCTGTTTGGTGATTGTGCCGGGCGCATTTAAAAGCCATCACCCCAACAGTCTGAAAACCGGGCAGAAAGTCCCGTTCAACTTTGGCCTGTTGTCGGCCTGTGTGCCGGTGTTTTTCATCGGGGTGGCCAATGTGGTGTTTGTTTCGGCAATGCCGCTTTATTTCTCGACCGAGTTGGGGTTGGTCGCGTCCTCGGCGGGTTTTGCCCTGACAGTTAAATGCTTTGTTGAAGTGGTGGTGATTTATTTCTGCGCAACGCTGATCAAATGTGTTGGTGAACGCAAAGGCATGCTGATCGCAGCCCTATTGGGGGCGGTGTTTTTTGGCCTGATTTATCATGCCACAACACTTGTCGATGTGCTGGCACTCGCCGCGATTGATGGGCTTTATTACGGCATCTTTGCCGGGATCAGCATGACGTTCGTCCAAAACTTCGCCACCGATCAGCCCGGTGTTGCCACCAGTTACTATGTCAGCACGCTGTTTGTCGGGGGGCTGATCGGCAATCTTTTGACCGGGGTGGTGGCCAGTGCCTTTGATTTCCAGACAACCGTTTTGATGGCCTGCGCGTTTGCCTTTGTCGGGGCGGTGGTTTTGGCCGTGATGCGCGATGCAAAGCATTCTGCGTCGGTCAGGCAGGGTTCATGA
- a CDS encoding cold-shock protein, translated as MATGTVKWFNATKGFGFIQPDEGGNDVFLHISAVERAGMGHPQEGDKINYELRTDSRSGRVSADDLTAA; from the coding sequence ATGGCAACTGGTACCGTTAAATGGTTCAACGCAACTAAAGGTTTTGGTTTCATTCAGCCGGACGAAGGCGGAAATGACGTATTCCTGCACATCAGCGCCGTTGAACGCGCTGGCATGGGCCACCCGCAGGAAGGCGACAAAATCAACTACGAACTGCGCACCGACTCACGTTCGGGCCGCGTTTCGGCAGATGATCTGACCGCTGCCTAA
- a CDS encoding FadR/GntR family transcriptional regulator, whose translation MTRSETTPERAARDIRNLIKNKGLKAGDSLPAQRNLASELGISRTSLREALATLEALGLIHIHAGKGVYITDRQNLPPIGQDRNRQAGQVYQFRLAIEPYVAGLAAQMRSKDHLDALETSITDMRNALETDDLIAAATADTEFHEVLLLASGNPMFAKAMHPAAQIIHENQMLPFANAKAIAAPLAEHEQVLRYVREHNPSGARDAMHFHVLSAATRAKIAFLRP comes from the coding sequence ATGACACGCAGTGAAACCACCCCGGAACGCGCCGCACGTGACATTCGGAACCTGATAAAAAACAAGGGTCTAAAGGCAGGTGACTCGCTGCCCGCCCAGCGCAATCTGGCAAGCGAACTGGGCATCAGCCGCACCAGCCTGCGCGAAGCTCTTGCCACACTTGAAGCACTTGGACTGATCCATATCCACGCCGGAAAAGGCGTGTACATCACCGATCGCCAGAACCTGCCGCCGATTGGTCAGGACCGAAATCGCCAGGCCGGACAGGTTTATCAGTTCCGACTTGCGATCGAGCCCTATGTTGCCGGCCTTGCGGCCCAGATGCGCAGCAAGGATCACCTCGATGCGCTTGAGACCAGCATCACCGATATGCGAAACGCACTAGAGACAGATGACCTGATTGCCGCTGCCACCGCCGATACGGAATTTCATGAAGTTCTTCTCTTGGCGTCGGGCAACCCTATGTTTGCCAAGGCCATGCATCCCGCAGCCCAGATCATTCACGAGAACCAGATGCTGCCCTTTGCAAACGCCAAGGCGATTGCCGCCCCGCTCGCCGAACACGAGCAGGTCTTGCGTTATGTGCGTGAACATAATCCATCCGGCGCGCGCGATGCCATGCATTTCCATGTCCTGAGTGCTGCCACCCGCGCCAAGATCGCCTTCTTGCGCCCTTAA
- a CDS encoding helix-turn-helix domain-containing protein, with protein MIDRQGHPFPAASQNEGTDSPFTDLVPVAAQAMMDRFDHPLSQQAWVMNDPARRDRCYAVLLQSGRAEVGLRHGTISCTAPALVWLPLGETQRFSVGPGSDGYLLSVAEDLVARHCGDCSSVAGGLAGNGLPLRFAADTVHNVTPQEGSGNLVLLERSFEAIRSELMGNALGASLVVGAHLQIILTMVLRLAEGVMAQRNQHGPGSITFQRFLQVLELHFREHWNVADYAKALGVSERRLGSAVLRATGKPPLTIIHERVLREACMRLEQSPLGVAQIAYGLGFRDPAYFSRFFKRYMGEAPGAYRRLRRAHERVRDDTFAAWP; from the coding sequence ATGATTGATCGACAAGGTCATCCATTTCCGGCCGCAAGCCAGAACGAAGGTACCGACAGCCCGTTTACAGATCTTGTCCCTGTCGCAGCACAGGCAATGATGGATCGTTTTGATCACCCGTTGTCGCAACAGGCCTGGGTGATGAACGATCCGGCGCGGCGAGATCGCTGTTATGCAGTGTTGCTGCAAAGTGGCCGGGCCGAGGTTGGCTTGCGGCATGGCACGATCAGTTGCACGGCCCCCGCCCTTGTCTGGTTGCCGCTTGGCGAAACGCAGCGGTTTAGTGTTGGTCCCGGCAGTGACGGTTATTTGCTTTCGGTTGCCGAGGATCTGGTCGCACGCCATTGCGGCGATTGCAGTTCAGTCGCAGGTGGTCTGGCCGGGAATGGCTTGCCTTTGCGCTTTGCCGCAGACACCGTTCATAACGTTACCCCGCAAGAGGGCAGTGGCAATCTGGTGTTGCTTGAGCGCAGCTTTGAAGCCATCCGGTCTGAGCTGATGGGAAATGCGCTTGGTGCCAGTCTTGTGGTTGGCGCGCATTTACAGATTATTCTGACCATGGTTCTGCGTCTGGCAGAGGGCGTGATGGCGCAACGCAACCAGCACGGTCCGGGTTCAATCACCTTTCAGCGATTTTTGCAGGTGCTGGAGCTGCATTTTCGCGAACACTGGAATGTTGCTGATTATGCCAAGGCTCTTGGCGTCAGTGAACGCAGATTGGGGTCTGCTGTGTTGCGCGCAACCGGCAAGCCGCCCTTAACGATCATCCATGAACGTGTCCTGCGCGAGGCCTGCATGCGTCTGGAACAATCCCCGCTTGGTGTGGCGCAGATTGCCTATGGTTTGGGCTTCCGCGATCCAGCCTATTTCAGCCGGTTCTTCAAACGTTATATGGGGGAGGCGCCCGGCGCCTATCGCCGCCTGCGCCGCGCGCACGAGCGTGTGCGCGATGATACTTTTGCGGCCTGGCCATAG
- a CDS encoding amino acid ABC transporter ATP-binding protein codes for MSLVELHAIHKSFGELEVLKGIDLTIDEGQVIALIGKSGSGKSTLLRTINGLEQIDSGVIMVGGKKISERDTDLLALRLQVGMVFQQFNLFPHYTALENVMLSPQVVKKQSKAEAKQIAEEMLAKVGLADKMIHYPDQLSGGQQQRVAIARALAMKPKVLLCDEVTSALDPELVNEVLAVVRQLAEEGMTLVMVTHEMRFAREVCDKLVFMHQGRIHETGDPEEVFSNPKTPELSSFVGGLA; via the coding sequence ATGTCGCTCGTTGAATTGCATGCCATCCACAAAAGTTTTGGCGAGCTGGAAGTCCTCAAGGGTATTGATCTGACGATTGATGAGGGGCAGGTGATTGCCCTGATTGGCAAAAGCGGATCGGGCAAAAGCACGCTGTTGCGGACCATCAATGGTCTTGAGCAGATTGACAGCGGTGTCATCATGGTTGGCGGCAAAAAGATCAGCGAACGGGATACGGATTTGCTGGCGCTTCGGCTTCAGGTCGGCATGGTGTTTCAACAGTTCAACCTGTTCCCGCATTACACGGCCCTTGAAAACGTCATGCTGTCCCCACAGGTCGTCAAAAAGCAATCCAAGGCCGAAGCCAAACAAATCGCCGAGGAAATGCTGGCCAAGGTCGGCTTGGCGGACAAGATGATTCATTACCCCGATCAATTGTCGGGCGGGCAGCAGCAGCGCGTGGCGATCGCCCGTGCACTGGCGATGAAGCCAAAGGTTCTTTTGTGTGACGAAGTGACATCGGCACTTGATCCCGAACTGGTCAACGAGGTTCTGGCGGTTGTCCGCCAACTTGCCGAAGAGGGCATGACGCTTGTCATGGTCACACACGAAATGCGTTTTGCGCGTGAAGTCTGCGACAAGCTGGTCTTTATGCATCAGGGCCGCATTCATGAAACCGGCGATCCGGAAGAAGTCTTTTCCAATCCAAAAACGCCGGAACTTTCAAGTTTCGTTGGCGGTCTTGCCTGA
- a CDS encoding aldehyde dehydrogenase → MNQAQLLINNQDVSASNNRTFERKNPVTGEVATVAAAANAADARKAADAAAAAFPEWSKMGPGARRKILLKAADIMEAKGDQFGQLVLDETGSTRMWGGFNAHLAANMLREAGGMTTQIQGDVIPSDTPGLMAMGIRQPVGVVLGIAPWNAPVILGTRAIAMPLACGNTVILKASELCPALHRLIGDCLVEAGAPEGVVNVVTNAPEDAPEIVETLIAHPAVRRINFTGSTRVGRIIAKLAAEHLKPVLLELGGKAPFLVLDDADLDEAVNGAAFGAYMNQGQICMSTERLIVDNAVADDFVAKLAAKTKTLTAGDPAKAENILGGVVSVEAVNRIEELVEDAVSKGAKLVAGSGKAKDGVLMDATLLDHVTPAMKIYSEESFGPICVVIRAGDEDEAVRIANDSEYGLSSAVFSTNIPRAMDVAKRIESGICHINSPTVQDEAQMPFGGVKSSGYGRFGSQASIDEFTEMRWITIQSGKRHYPF, encoded by the coding sequence ATGAATCAGGCCCAGCTTTTGATCAACAATCAGGACGTAAGTGCGTCAAACAACCGCACTTTTGAACGCAAGAACCCAGTCACCGGCGAAGTCGCGACTGTCGCAGCAGCCGCCAATGCCGCCGATGCCCGCAAGGCGGCTGATGCAGCAGCCGCGGCCTTTCCGGAATGGTCGAAAATGGGTCCGGGCGCACGGCGCAAGATCCTGCTTAAGGCCGCCGACATCATGGAAGCCAAGGGCGATCAGTTCGGTCAGCTGGTCCTTGATGAAACCGGCAGCACGCGCATGTGGGGTGGATTTAACGCCCATCTTGCCGCCAATATGCTGCGTGAAGCCGGTGGCATGACGACACAAATTCAAGGCGACGTCATTCCGTCTGACACGCCGGGCCTGATGGCCATGGGCATTCGGCAGCCGGTTGGTGTGGTTCTGGGCATTGCGCCCTGGAACGCCCCGGTGATCCTTGGCACGCGTGCCATTGCCATGCCGCTGGCGTGCGGTAACACCGTCATCCTCAAGGCGTCCGAACTTTGCCCGGCCCTGCATCGTTTGATCGGTGATTGCCTGGTTGAAGCTGGTGCCCCTGAAGGTGTCGTCAACGTTGTGACCAATGCCCCGGAAGATGCCCCGGAAATCGTAGAGACCCTGATTGCCCATCCGGCCGTGCGCCGCATCAACTTTACCGGTTCGACCCGCGTTGGCCGCATCATCGCCAAGCTTGCGGCTGAACATCTTAAGCCGGTTCTGCTTGAACTGGGTGGCAAGGCACCATTCCTCGTTCTGGATGACGCCGACCTTGATGAAGCGGTCAATGGTGCGGCCTTTGGCGCCTATATGAACCAGGGCCAGATTTGCATGTCGACCGAACGCCTGATCGTTGACAATGCGGTTGCTGATGACTTTGTTGCCAAACTGGCGGCCAAGACCAAAACGCTGACCGCTGGCGATCCGGCCAAGGCCGAGAACATCCTTGGCGGTGTTGTCAGTGTCGAGGCGGTCAATCGCATCGAAGAACTGGTCGAAGACGCGGTTTCCAAGGGTGCGAAACTGGTTGCCGGTTCGGGCAAGGCCAAGGACGGCGTGTTGATGGATGCCACCCTGCTTGATCACGTCACCCCGGCAATGAAAATCTATTCCGAGGAGAGCTTTGGCCCGATCTGTGTCGTCATTCGCGCAGGCGATGAAGACGAGGCTGTGCGCATTGCCAATGACAGCGAATATGGTCTGTCTTCTGCCGTCTTCTCGACCAACATTCCGCGTGCGATGGACGTTGCCAAACGCATTGAAAGCGGCATCTGCCACATCAACAGCCCGACCGTTCAGGACGAGGCACAGATGCCATTTGGTGGTGTGAAGTCGTCCGGTTATGGCCGTTTCGGATCCCAGGCATCGATTGATGAATTCACCGAAATGCGCTGGATCACGATCCAGAGCGGCAAGCGCCACTACCCGTTCTAA
- a CDS encoding YaiI/YqxD family protein: MNENTENTRPRLFIDADACPVKAECERVAERHRIEMIMVSNGGIRPSRNPLIKIVIVPPEPDAADDWIAENARARDVIITNDIPLASRGIEIGARVLKANGQEFTEANIGNALAGREIAAHMREVTGEQGRNAAFTQKDRSKFSSALEVLVQAVLRG; the protein is encoded by the coding sequence ATGAACGAAAATACTGAAAACACCCGTCCACGTTTGTTTATTGATGCCGATGCCTGCCCGGTGAAGGCAGAGTGCGAACGTGTCGCCGAACGCCACCGGATTGAGATGATCATGGTATCAAACGGCGGCATTCGCCCGTCACGCAATCCCTTGATCAAAATCGTCATTGTCCCACCGGAGCCCGATGCCGCCGATGACTGGATTGCGGAAAACGCGCGCGCACGTGATGTGATCATCACCAATGATATTCCGCTGGCATCGCGCGGGATTGAAATCGGTGCCAGGGTTTTAAAAGCCAACGGTCAGGAATTTACCGAGGCCAATATTGGCAATGCGCTGGCGGGCCGTGAAATTGCCGCTCACATGCGCGAAGTTACCGGCGAGCAGGGCCGGAATGCCGCCTTTACCCAAAAAGACAGATCGAAGTTTTCAAGCGCGTTGGAAGTTTTGGTGCAGGCCGTTCTGCGCGGCTGA
- a CDS encoding DUF3750 domain-containing protein, whose product MRKGKTLFLGLLAVLVLPFGISLAEDPPGEKAKERYTWRNAPRHSSGVAPDAVANRDQAIVMVMAAETFGWRAYFAVHPWIIYKRAGETRYTRYDVVGWGSGNVVRQNYAIPDGLWYGSKPELLAAHRGEAAEKLIPEIEQAIKSYPFPREYRSYPGPNSNTFIAHIGREVPGLNLDMPANAIGKDYRPITNPVGLSSSGQGVQANLLGVLGMSLGLEEGIELNLMGLNFGIDFNRPALRLPSIGRLGMDSVAQVKSEDTDNDNAAKAESAEAALEPSS is encoded by the coding sequence TTGCGTAAAGGCAAAACCCTGTTTCTTGGTCTTTTGGCCGTTCTTGTCCTGCCATTTGGCATCAGTCTGGCAGAAGACCCACCGGGTGAAAAAGCCAAGGAACGCTATACGTGGCGCAATGCGCCGCGCCATTCTTCGGGTGTGGCACCTGACGCGGTCGCCAACCGGGATCAGGCAATTGTCATGGTGATGGCGGCCGAAACATTTGGCTGGCGCGCCTATTTCGCGGTTCATCCATGGATCATCTATAAGCGTGCGGGTGAAACCCGATATACCCGCTATGACGTGGTGGGGTGGGGCAGTGGCAATGTCGTGCGCCAGAATTACGCGATCCCGGATGGTCTTTGGTATGGCTCGAAGCCGGAACTTCTGGCGGCTCATCGGGGCGAGGCGGCCGAAAAGCTGATCCCCGAGATCGAACAGGCGATCAAATCCTATCCGTTCCCGCGCGAATATCGCAGTTATCCAGGCCCGAACAGCAACACCTTCATCGCCCATATCGGCCGGGAAGTGCCGGGGCTTAACCTTGATATGCCGGCCAATGCGATCGGCAAGGATTATCGCCCGATCACCAATCCGGTTGGGCTTTCTTCCAGCGGACAGGGCGTGCAGGCGAACCTGTTAGGCGTTCTTGGTATGTCGCTTGGTCTGGAAGAGGGGATCGAACTTAACCTGATGGGTCTGAATTTCGGGATTGATTTCAATCGTCCGGCCTTGAGGTTGCCGTCTATCGGGCGGCTGGGGATGGATAGCGTCGCGCAGGTCAAGTCCGAGGACACGGACAATGATAACGCGGCCAAAGCCGAAAGTGCGGAAGCAGCCCTTGAACCAAGCAGCTAA
- a CDS encoding amino acid ABC transporter permease yields MAYKFDFGAIVPHWQLLFDGVILTTELTVIGAVVGVGLGIMGAWARASRAPVISQIVGVYVELIRNTPFLVQLFFIFFGLPALGVKLTEFQAAVLAMIVNLGAYSTEIIRAGILAIPQGQIEAAQSLAMNRVQIFRYVVILPALKKIWPALSSQIVIVMLGSSVCSQIAAEELTFGANYIQALNFRAFEVYFVVTGLYLVMSILLRMGLKVLGNFLFERRRHV; encoded by the coding sequence ATGGCATATAAATTCGATTTCGGCGCCATAGTGCCGCATTGGCAGCTGCTGTTTGACGGGGTCATCCTGACCACGGAGCTAACAGTCATCGGTGCTGTGGTTGGCGTCGGGCTCGGGATCATGGGGGCGTGGGCGCGTGCGTCGCGCGCCCCGGTGATCAGCCAGATTGTTGGTGTGTATGTGGAATTGATCCGCAACACACCATTTCTGGTGCAACTCTTCTTTATCTTCTTTGGCCTTCCGGCCCTTGGCGTGAAGCTGACCGAATTTCAGGCGGCTGTTCTGGCGATGATCGTCAATCTTGGTGCCTATTCAACCGAGATCATCCGTGCAGGCATTCTGGCCATCCCGCAAGGCCAGATCGAAGCAGCGCAAAGTCTTGCGATGAACCGGGTGCAGATTTTCCGCTATGTCGTGATTTTACCGGCACTCAAGAAAATCTGGCCGGCCCTTTCCAGTCAGATCGTGATTGTCATGCTGGGATCGTCGGTCTGTTCGCAGATCGCGGCCGAGGAGCTGACATTTGGGGCCAACTATATCCAGGCGCTTAATTTCAGGGCGTTTGAGGTCTATTTCGTGGTGACGGGTTTGTATCTTGTGATGTCGATCCTGCTTCGGATGGGGTTGAAGGTTCTGGGCAACTTCCTGTTTGAACGGCGGCGTCATGTCTGA
- a CDS encoding DEAD/DEAH box helicase, with the protein MTQFSELGLAEPVLRALAQEGYDAPTPIQAQSIPSLLDGKDLLGIAQTGTGKTAAFALPILDRLSKSQTRTPKGACRVLVLAPTRELAAQIGESFRAYGRFLNVRTAVVVGGVAPGPQIKAITPGVEVLVATPGRLLDHVDAGKLSLKHVEVVVLDEADHMLDLGFLPPIKRIIKMLPRDRQNLFFSATMPTQIGQLAGDMLSDPVKVSVTPVATTQERVEQSVYLIERTRKRQLLAELLDNPAFKRTLVFTRTKRGADRVARHLEANKISAAAIHGNKSQNQRERALNAFKDGQINVLVATDIAARGIDVDSVTHVVNFELPNVPESYVHRIGRTARGGASGSAIAFCDEEERGLLRDIEKTTRQSIPVIDRRDAKAAAEQEALSDEARESNRGRRSNGGGQSRGNGGRGASGGNGRGGRPANGRNARNERSDRSDARASAPRRDRDDARKQTTQSRDGADNASRASADKAPSNPALEKSKSRYKGGLKSKPANGRGGNAENGPRQNDGGKRPTKRVDSNGNRRDGAKADNSISSGLSFMGSAEERRATGNGSNSARNTGPQGKRGGVNRNRNHRGAQSGGQPGGAGRENTSGKQPRRERA; encoded by the coding sequence TTGACCCAGTTTTCCGAACTCGGCCTCGCCGAGCCGGTCCTTCGCGCGCTTGCCCAAGAAGGCTACGACGCGCCGACCCCGATCCAGGCACAATCCATTCCCTCTCTTCTAGACGGTAAGGACCTGCTTGGTATCGCACAGACCGGTACCGGCAAGACGGCAGCGTTCGCATTGCCGATCCTTGACCGCCTTTCCAAATCCCAAACCCGCACGCCCAAAGGGGCATGCCGTGTACTTGTTCTTGCGCCGACGCGTGAACTTGCCGCCCAGATTGGCGAGAGTTTCCGTGCCTATGGCCGCTTTCTCAATGTCCGCACGGCTGTCGTTGTTGGTGGTGTTGCCCCTGGTCCGCAGATCAAGGCGATAACCCCTGGCGTCGAGGTTCTTGTCGCAACACCTGGTCGTTTGCTTGACCATGTCGACGCCGGCAAGCTCAGCCTTAAACATGTTGAAGTGGTGGTGCTTGATGAAGCCGACCACATGCTTGATCTTGGCTTCTTGCCGCCGATCAAGCGGATCATCAAGATGTTGCCGCGCGATCGCCAGAACCTGTTTTTCTCTGCCACCATGCCGACCCAGATTGGTCAGCTGGCGGGTGACATGCTGTCTGATCCTGTCAAGGTGTCGGTAACCCCGGTTGCCACTACCCAGGAACGTGTCGAACAGTCGGTCTATTTGATCGAACGCACGCGTAAGCGTCAGCTGCTGGCAGAGCTTCTTGATAATCCGGCTTTCAAGCGTACGCTGGTCTTTACCCGGACCAAGCGCGGTGCCGACCGTGTCGCGCGCCATCTTGAAGCCAATAAAATCAGTGCGGCCGCCATTCATGGCAACAAAAGCCAGAACCAGCGCGAACGTGCTCTGAACGCCTTCAAGGATGGTCAGATCAACGTGCTTGTCGCAACCGATATCGCCGCGCGCGGTATCGATGTCGATAGCGTGACCCACGTTGTGAACTTCGAACTGCCGAACGTGCCGGAAAGCTATGTTCACCGTATTGGCCGTACGGCCCGCGGTGGTGCGAGCGGATCGGCAATTGCGTTCTGTGATGAAGAAGAACGCGGTCTTCTGCGCGATATCGAAAAAACCACCCGCCAAAGCATTCCGGTGATTGATCGCCGTGATGCCAAGGCCGCAGCCGAGCAGGAAGCACTTTCCGACGAAGCGCGTGAAAGCAACCGTGGCCGCCGCAGTAATGGTGGTGGTCAGTCGCGCGGAAATGGCGGACGTGGAGCATCGGGCGGCAATGGTCGCGGTGGTCGTCCGGCCAATGGCCGGAATGCCCGCAATGAACGTTCAGATCGCAGTGATGCGCGCGCTTCTGCGCCGCGTCGTGATCGTGACGATGCCCGCAAACAAACGACGCAAAGCCGCGATGGCGCAGACAATGCTTCAAGAGCATCGGCTGACAAGGCCCCTTCGAACCCGGCACTGGAAAAATCCAAAAGCCGTTACAAGGGTGGCCTGAAGTCGAAACCTGCCAATGGTCGTGGTGGTAACGCCGAAAACGGCCCCCGTCAGAATGATGGTGGCAAGCGCCCGACGAAACGCGTTGATTCCAATGGAAATCGTCGCGACGGGGCGAAAGCTGACAATTCAATTTCTTCCGGTTTGTCCTTTATGGGCAGTGCCGAGGAACGCCGCGCGACTGGTAACGGGAGCAATAGTGCCCGAAATACCGGACCGCAAGGCAAGCGCGGCGGTGTAAACCGCAATCGCAATCATCGTGGCGCACAGTCCGGCGGGCAGCCGGGTGGTGCGGGCCGCGAAAACACTTCTGGAAAACAGCCGAGGCGTGAACGCGCCTGA
- a CDS encoding transporter substrate-binding domain-containing protein, which yields MKQFFKTAIAAVAMLAAPLGAASASALDSISEAGVLKVAVPQDFPPFGSVGTDMQPKGYDIDMAALIAEELGVKLELVPVTSSNRIPYLNTGKVDLVISSLGKNPDREKVIDFSDPYAPFYNGVFGPADFSVEKAADLAGMSVGVTRGAIEDLELTKIAPSDVDIKRYEDNNGTISAFLSGQVDLIATGNVTAAAIIERDPPRKPEPKFLIKNSPCYVGLNKDEPELMAKVNEIIAASIADGRLNAIAEKWLGIPLPEKL from the coding sequence ATGAAACAATTCTTCAAAACTGCGATTGCTGCGGTGGCAATGCTTGCCGCACCGCTTGGGGCAGCGTCTGCCAGCGCGCTCGACAGCATTTCCGAGGCCGGTGTTCTCAAAGTTGCCGTGCCGCAGGACTTTCCGCCATTTGGTTCGGTCGGGACCGATATGCAGCCAAAGGGCTATGACATTGATATGGCGGCCCTGATTGCCGAAGAGCTTGGTGTAAAGCTTGAACTGGTACCGGTCACGTCGAGCAACCGCATCCCATATCTCAACACCGGCAAGGTTGATCTGGTGATTTCCAGCCTCGGCAAGAACCCGGACCGTGAAAAGGTGATTGATTTCAGCGATCCCTATGCGCCGTTCTATAACGGCGTCTTTGGCCCGGCTGATTTTTCGGTTGAAAAGGCAGCCGACCTTGCGGGTATGTCGGTTGGCGTGACCCGTGGTGCGATCGAAGATCTTGAACTGACCAAGATTGCGCCCTCTGATGTTGATATCAAACGCTACGAAGACAATAACGGCACGATTTCGGCCTTCCTGTCAGGGCAGGTTGACCTGATCGCGACCGGTAACGTGACGGCAGCCGCCATCATTGAACGCGACCCGCCGCGCAAGCCGGAGCCGAAATTCCTGATCAAAAATTCCCCCTGCTATGTCGGCCTGAACAAGGACGAGCCGGAACTCATGGCCAAGGTCAATGAGATCATAGCGGCTTCAATCGCCGATGGTCGTTTGAATGCGATTGCCGAAAAGTGGCTTGGTATTCCGCTTCCGGAAAAACTCTAA